A single Eubalaena glacialis isolate mEubGla1 chromosome 18, mEubGla1.1.hap2.+ XY, whole genome shotgun sequence DNA region contains:
- the KIAA0513 gene encoding uncharacterized protein KIAA0513 homolog isoform X2: MEAPEVPVGPLIDFGAGAKPSASSPLEVLPPKLQGGDSSPGEGASESETTESADSENDTGDSPSRPSWGQYRRSSSSESFSSNQSTDSAKDEELPELREFLRSYVEKIFSGGEDLGQEEKAKFGEYCSSENGKGREWFARYVSAQRCNSKCVSEATFYRLVQSFAVVLFECHQMDDFGPAKNLMTMCFTYYHIGKPHLLPSEFKEKPAGSIDSYLKSANSWLAEKKDIAERLLKNTSAKTENVKGFFGLEAKPKGPLAGRSGEKEGKPQEKPRKTENPPLWGSTPHPRGVKESIPRGGGGVPGTLPGEESSGPGLRAAGQVPWSFRCMFV; encoded by the exons ATGGAGGCCCCCGAGGTCCCCGTGGGCCCGCTGATTGACTTCGGGGCTGGGGCCAAGCCATCTGCCTCCTCGCCCCTGGAGGTGCTGCCTCCAAAGCTGCAGGGCGGGGACAGCTCCCCGGGCGAGGGCGCGTCAGAGAGCGAGACCACGGAGTCGGCAGACAGCGAGAACGACACGGGCGATTCGCCCTCGCGCCCGTCCTGGGGCCAGTACCGCCGCTCCTCCTCCAGCGAGTCCTTCTCCTCCAACCAGAGCACCGACTCGGCCAAGGATGAGGAGCTGCCGGAACTCCGGGAGTTCCTGCGCAGCTACGTGGAGAAGATCTTCTCCGGAGG GGAGGACTTGGGCCAGGAGGAGAAAGCCAAGTTCGGAGAGTACTGCAGCAGTGAGAACGGCAAAGGCCGGGAGTGGTTTGCCCGGTACGTGAGCGCCCAG CGCTGCAACTCCAAGTGCGTCTCGGAGGCCACCTTCTACCGCCTGGTGCAGTCCTTTGCGGTGGTCCTATTTGA GTGTCACCAGATGGACGACTTCGGGCCTGCAAAGAACCTCATGACCATGTGCTTCACCTACTATCACATCG gtaAACCACACCTGCTCCCCTCCGAGTTCAAGGAGAAGCCGGCCGGGAGCATCGACTCCTACTTGAAATCGGCCAATAGCTGGTTAGCGGAGAAGAAGGACATCGCCGAGCGGCTGCTGAAGAACACGTCGGCCAAGACGGAGAACGTCAAGGGCTTCTTCGGGCTGGAGGCCAAGCCCAAGGGGCCCCTGGCCGGGAGAAGCGG GGAGAAAGAGGGCAAGCCCCAGGAGAAGCCGCGGAAGACGG AAAACCCGCCTCTCTGGGGATCAACTCCTCATCCCAGGGGAGTCAAGGAGAGTAtccccaggggtgggggaggtgttCCCGGGACCCTCCCTGGGGAGGAATCCTCAGGGCCAGGCCTGAGGGCCGCAGGGCAGGTGCCATGGAGTTTCCGCTGCATGTTTGTGTGA